One genomic segment of Belonocnema kinseyi isolate 2016_QV_RU_SX_M_011 chromosome 2, B_treatae_v1, whole genome shotgun sequence includes these proteins:
- the LOC117167451 gene encoding odorant receptor 46a-like gives MEILPMNFKTLSYCGLWSENVKFHFLKSVYKTLVVVLIFHFTIAEAIEFVKTCGSEEDSTQGLFLSFTFLALCFKILNFVLDRKEMLNLLAKFSSDICQPNSSEEWVIFKRCTQQIDRIFLTFMILSQTSGIAFLTLPFLETGLVNVTLPFRTYQPYDVSNNALYLATYTLQLLAAFYGVLLNVTFDTMVYGFILLICAQYEILCHRLLKIEYHCSNFSIKKCVHHHVIILDLISSTQSFFMKVVTPLFFFSLITLGASVFKIIQLNLLSIEFFTMALYLMCMMSEIFCYCSYGNELTLKSKNVIDAVYCSNWVKFDSIERKGLRFIMHMSVRGKVISHHGQCILNLNTFVWIIKTSYSALNVLQKGEKA, from the exons ATGGAAATTCTACCTATGAATTTCAAGACTCTGTCTTATTGTGGCCTGTGGAGTGAAAACGTCAAATTTCACTTTCTAAAATCAGTTTACAAAACTTTGGTGGTTGTCCTGATATTTCATTTTACAATAGCAGAAGCTATAGAATTTGTGAAAACATGTGGCTCAGAAGAAGATTCGACACAGGGACTTTTCCTTTCATTTACCTTTCTCGCGCTTTGCTTCAAAATCCTAAATTTCGTTTTGGATCGAAAGGAAATGTTGAATCTATTAGCAAAATTTTCTTCTGACATCTGCCAACCAAATTCTTCAGAAGAGTGGGTCATTTTCAAAAGATGCACACAACAAATTGACCgaattttcttgacatttatGATTCTCTCTCAGACAAGTGGCATAGCTTTTTTGACTTTACCTTTTCTGGAAACAGGATTAGTAAATGTAACTTTACCATTTAGAACTTATCAACCTTATGATGTTTCAAATAATGCCTTGTACCTGGCTACATATACATTGCAACTTTTGGCAGCATTTTATGGGGTGTTGCTGAATGTCACTTTTGATACAATGGTTTACggtttcattttattaatatgTGCTCAATATGAAATACTTTGTCACAGgttattgaaaattgagtatCATTGTagcaatttttctataaaaaaatgtgtacatcATCACGTGATTATTCTAGATCTTATTTCAAGCACACAATCTTTCTTCATGAAGGTTGTTACTCcactttttttctttagtttgatTACATTGGGTGCTtcggttttcaaaattattcag CTTAATTTACTTAGCATCGAGTTTTTTACGATGGCTCTCTACTTAATGTGCATGATGTCTGAAATCTTTTGTTACTGCTCTTATGGAAATGAATTAACTCTCAAG agtaaaaatgtaattgatgCTGTATACTGTAGCAATTGGGTGAAATTTGATTCAATAGAAAGAAAAGGTTTAAGGTTTATTATGCATATGAGTGTAAGAGGAAAAGTCATATCACATCATGGTCAGTGCATTTTGAACCTAAATACTTTCGTTTGG attATAAAAACATCCTATAGTGCTTTGAATGTATTACAAAAAGGCGAAAAAGCGTAA